One genomic region from Buchnera aphidicola (Melanaphis sacchari) encodes:
- the phrB gene encoding deoxyribodipyrimidine photo-lyase encodes MKKNLVWFRNDLRIRDNMALYHACLSYEDEVVALFIDTPKQWKNHLVSIKKISFVHQNLINLRQELFKLNIALHYYKTTDFLSSIEYLIYFFQKNKINSLFYNYQYEINEKRRDDLIKRKLSMMGIKVHGFDDNLLISHKIIKNQKNQTYKIFSFFKNKVINNLSKKIPKCLPIPLPRKLNKKIFFKNFPLKKNNIYFDSNIFPIGTNEAIKKLKYFCINKEEKYSHNKNFPYLNSTSMLSPYLSSGVISIRYCLKIFLKKYKNIPLKIVLNSSWINEIIWREFYYHLLIGFPFLCQSKALAKWEKNINWEYNKNHFVAWKNGKTGFPIVDAGMRQLNKIGWMHNRLRMIVANFLVKNLFINWREGEKYFMSQLIDGDFALNNGGWQWSASIGTDSVPYIRILNPLHQSKKFDQLGLFIKKYIPEISMIPNKYIHNPYEWANLNHYKIDYPKPIVNYETTRKKTFFKYMQAKLNIQPKKD; translated from the coding sequence ATGAAAAAAAATTTAGTTTGGTTTCGTAATGATCTTCGTATACGTGATAATATGGCATTATATCATGCTTGCTTGTCTTATGAAGATGAAGTCGTAGCTTTGTTTATTGACACTCCGAAACAATGGAAAAATCATTTAGTTTCTATTAAAAAAATTTCTTTTGTTCATCAAAACTTAATAAATTTAAGACAAGAGTTATTTAAATTAAATATTGCCTTACATTATTATAAAACAACTGATTTTTTAAGTTCTATAGAATATTTAATATATTTTTTCCAAAAAAATAAGATTAATAGCTTATTTTATAACTATCAATATGAAATAAATGAAAAAAGACGGGATGATTTAATAAAAAGAAAATTGTCTATGATGGGAATTAAAGTACATGGATTTGACGATAATTTATTAATTTCACACAAAATCATTAAAAATCAAAAAAATCAAACATATAAAATATTTTCTTTCTTTAAAAATAAAGTAATAAATAATTTATCCAAAAAAATTCCTAAATGTTTACCTATACCTTTACCAAGAAAATTAAATAAAAAAATTTTTTTTAAAAATTTTCCTTTAAAAAAAAATAATATTTATTTTGATAGTAATATTTTTCCTATCGGAACGAATGAAGCTATTAAAAAATTAAAATATTTTTGTATTAATAAAGAAGAAAAATATTCTCACAACAAAAATTTTCCTTATCTTAATAGTACTAGTATGCTATCTCCTTATTTATCCTCAGGAGTAATATCAATAAGATATTGTTTAAAAATATTTTTAAAAAAATATAAAAATATTCCATTAAAAATTGTATTAAATTCCTCATGGATAAATGAGATAATATGGCGAGAATTTTATTATCATTTATTAATTGGATTTCCATTTCTTTGTCAATCTAAAGCATTAGCAAAATGGGAAAAAAACATTAATTGGGAATATAATAAAAATCATTTCGTAGCATGGAAAAATGGAAAAACAGGATTTCCTATAGTAGATGCTGGAATGCGGCAATTAAATAAAATTGGCTGGATGCATAATAGATTGCGTATGATAGTAGCTAATTTTTTAGTAAAAAATCTCTTTATTAATTGGAGAGAGGGCGAAAAATATTTTATGTCTCAGTTAATTGATGGTGATTTCGCTTTAAATAATGGAGGATGGCAATGGTCTGCATCAATAGGTACTGATTCTGTGCCTTATATACGCATTTTAAATCCATTGCATCAATCAAAAAAATTTGATCAACTAGGTTTGTTTATCAAAAAATATATTCCAGAAATTTCAATGATACCAAATAAATATATCCATAATCCATATGAATGGGCAAATTTAAACCACTATAAAATAGATTATCCTAAACCAATCGTAAATTATGAAACAACTCGAAAAAAAACATTTTTCAAATATATGCAGGCTAAATTAAACATTCAACCAAAAAAAGATTAA
- the fldA gene encoding flavodoxin FldA translates to MKKIGIFYGSDTGNTEKIAKLIHTYIGKNNSCLQDISNSTKEDIENFNYLILGIPTWYYGEVQCDWDDFFPILKKINFLNKTVALFGCGDQEDYGEYFCDALGYVYKILKKNKAKIIGEWPTKEYNFESSKALLNENYFVGLVLDEDRQANLTKKRVKKWLKNILTKFNTLK, encoded by the coding sequence ATGAAAAAAATAGGTATTTTTTATGGCAGCGATACTGGAAATACAGAAAAAATAGCAAAATTAATTCATACTTATATTGGAAAAAATAATTCTTGTTTGCAAGATATTAGCAATAGTACTAAAGAAGATATTGAAAATTTTAATTATTTAATATTAGGTATTCCTACTTGGTATTACGGTGAAGTACAATGTGATTGGGATGATTTTTTTCCTATTTTAAAAAAAATAAATTTTTTAAATAAAACCGTAGCACTATTCGGATGTGGGGATCAAGAAGATTACGGAGAATATTTTTGTGACGCATTAGGATATGTATATAAAATATTAAAAAAAAATAAAGCAAAAATTATTGGTGAATGGCCTACAAAAGAATACAATTTTGAATCGTCTAAGGCTTTGTTAAATGAAAATTATTTTGTAGGATTAGTTTTAGATGAAGATCGACAAGCCAATCTCACTAAAAAAAGAGTAAAAAAATGGCTAAAAAATATTTTAACTAAATTTAATACATTAAAATAA
- the mfd gene encoding transcription-repair coupling factor, which yields MNQKNNKILMQKKFFQKNDLNTLSINDPIVHIEHGIGRYQGLTTIKTSSIESEYLIILYAEENKLYVPISHLHLISPYFSVNKENIILHKLGSDKWNKEKKKISTKLYDHAVILLEIYANRLSQRGFAFKKNEEQYRKFCKRFPFKITLDQEKVINSVLNDMQKSIPMDRLICGDVGFGKTEVAIRASFICVSNKKQVIVLVPTTLLAQQHFENFKKRFFNLSIQIGILSRFQNEKEQNNILKNTQNGTIDILIGTHKILLKNIIWNDLGLLIIDEEHRFGVHHKEEIKKLYSNIDILTLTATPIPRTLNMALTGIKDLSIIAEPPHERLQIKTFVAEYNPNLIKKAILREIARGGQVYYIYNKVQNISKVALKLSNLIPEAIIRIGHGEMKNIELKKIMHDFYNQKFNILVCTTIIESGIDIATANTIIIENSNHFGLSQLHQLRGRVGRSCYQGYAFFLVNSFKNITSDAQKRLHAISSINDFGAGFSLSNEDLDIRGVGELLGKEQSGHINTIGFSLYIKLLNKTIKFLKNKKKPLSLEELEKKSDIECYIPALLPSNYIHNINQRLYFYKKLSSAKKEREIDKIKFQLIKKFGKLPYFAKNLIYITKIRLITEKIGILKIKSNKNIGIIEFDKNAYFNTKNLLKKFQKEPHLWKMENTIKLKFFHRFQNDDLRLKWIINFLNDLKKDIT from the coding sequence ATAAATCAAAAAAATAATAAAATTTTAATGCAAAAAAAATTTTTTCAAAAAAACGACCTTAATACATTAAGTATTAATGATCCGATTGTTCATATTGAACATGGTATTGGAAGATACCAAGGGTTAACTACTATAAAAACTTCTAGTATAGAATCAGAATATCTAATAATTTTATATGCAGAGGAAAATAAATTATATGTTCCTATTTCACATTTGCATTTGATTTCACCTTATTTTAGTGTAAATAAAGAAAATATTATACTTCATAAATTGGGGAGTGATAAGTGGAACAAAGAAAAAAAGAAAATCAGTACTAAATTATATGATCATGCAGTAATTTTATTAGAAATTTACGCAAATAGATTATCTCAACGCGGGTTTGCATTTAAAAAAAACGAAGAACAATACAGAAAATTTTGCAAAAGATTTCCATTTAAAATTACCTTAGATCAAGAAAAAGTAATAAATTCCGTATTGAATGATATGCAAAAATCAATTCCCATGGATCGATTGATTTGCGGAGATGTAGGATTTGGAAAAACAGAAGTAGCAATAAGAGCTTCTTTTATATGTGTCTCTAATAAAAAACAAGTAATAGTTTTAGTTCCAACAACTTTATTAGCTCAGCAACATTTTGAAAATTTTAAAAAACGTTTTTTTAATTTATCTATTCAAATTGGTATATTATCTAGATTTCAAAACGAAAAAGAACAAAATAATATTTTAAAAAACACCCAAAATGGAACTATTGATATTTTAATTGGAACGCATAAAATTTTATTAAAAAATATAATATGGAATGATCTTGGTTTGTTAATTATTGATGAAGAACATCGATTTGGAGTTCATCACAAAGAAGAAATTAAAAAGTTATATTCTAATATTGATATACTAACTTTAACAGCAACTCCTATACCAAGAACTTTGAATATGGCTTTGACAGGAATTAAAGATCTTTCTATTATAGCTGAACCTCCTCATGAAAGATTACAAATAAAGACATTTGTTGCAGAATATAATCCTAATTTAATAAAAAAAGCTATATTACGAGAAATAGCTCGAGGGGGGCAAGTATATTACATATATAATAAAGTTCAAAATATTAGTAAAGTAGCTTTAAAATTATCAAATTTAATTCCTGAAGCTATTATTAGAATTGGTCATGGAGAGATGAAAAACATTGAATTAAAAAAAATTATGCATGATTTTTATAATCAAAAATTTAATATTTTAGTATGTACTACTATTATTGAAAGTGGTATTGACATAGCTACAGCTAATACAATTATTATTGAAAATTCAAATCATTTTGGATTATCTCAATTACATCAATTACGCGGAAGGGTAGGTAGATCTTGTTATCAAGGATATGCATTTTTTCTTGTAAATAGTTTTAAAAATATTACTTCTGATGCGCAAAAGAGATTACACGCTATTTCTTCAATAAATGATTTTGGCGCAGGTTTTTCTTTATCAAATGAAGATTTAGACATTAGAGGTGTAGGAGAATTATTAGGAAAAGAACAAAGCGGTCATATAAATACTATTGGTTTTTCTTTATATATAAAATTATTAAATAAAACTATCAAATTTTTAAAGAATAAAAAAAAACCGCTTTCATTAGAAGAGCTAGAAAAAAAATCAGATATTGAGTGCTATATACCTGCTTTATTGCCTTCTAATTATATTCATAATATTAACCAAAGATTATATTTTTATAAAAAATTATCAAGCGCTAAAAAAGAAAGAGAAATAGATAAAATAAAATTTCAATTAATTAAAAAATTCGGAAAATTGCCATATTTTGCAAAAAATTTAATTTATATTACTAAAATTAGATTAATAACAGAAAAAATTGGCATTTTAAAAATTAAGTCTAATAAAAACATTGGAATTATAGAGTTTGACAAAAATGCTTATTTTAATACAAAAAATTTATTAAAAAAGTTTCAAAAAGAACCTCATTTATGGAAAATGGAAAATACGATCAAACTAAAATTTTTTCATCGGTTTCAAAATGATGATTTACGACTTAAATGGATTATAAATTTTTTAAATGATCTAAAAAAAGACATCACATGA
- the lolD gene encoding lipoprotein-releasing ABC transporter ATP-binding protein LolD, protein MNNIILQGINLTKFFYSQGKIVYILKNISFKINQGDIAIITGKSGSGKSTLLHIISGLDCPNFGEVLFNGISLNSISSNEMARLRRSKIGFIYQFHHLLLDFNVFENVAMPLLINNKSIKESKEIVFEILKKVNLEKKINKYPSELSGGERQRVAIARALVHQPTLIIADEPTSNLDQYNTDVIFDIIFELNSTLKTSFVIVTHNSCYIKQSSILFQIKNSQLFNEKIK, encoded by the coding sequence ATGAATAATATTATTTTACAAGGAATTAATTTAACTAAGTTTTTTTATAGTCAGGGGAAAATAGTATATATATTAAAAAATATATCTTTTAAAATAAATCAAGGCGATATAGCAATTATTACAGGAAAATCTGGATCTGGTAAAAGCACTCTATTGCATATTATAAGTGGATTAGATTGTCCAAATTTTGGTGAAGTATTATTTAACGGAATTTCATTAAATTCTATATCATCTAATGAAATGGCAAGATTAAGGAGGTCAAAAATAGGTTTTATTTATCAATTTCACCATTTGCTCTTAGATTTTAATGTTTTTGAAAATGTCGCAATGCCATTACTTATTAATAATAAAAGCATTAAAGAATCTAAAGAAATAGTATTTGAAATATTAAAAAAAGTAAATCTAGAAAAAAAAATAAATAAGTATCCATCTGAATTATCAGGCGGAGAAAGACAACGAGTTGCCATAGCTAGAGCTTTAGTTCATCAACCTACTCTAATTATCGCTGATGAACCTACTAGTAATTTAGATCAATATAATACTGATGTTATTTTTGATATAATATTTGAGCTAAATAGTACTTTAAAAACTTCTTTTGTAATCGTCACTCATAATTCTTGTTATATAAAACAATCTTCTATTTTATTTCAAATAAAAAATAGTCAATTATTTAATGAAAAAATTAAATGA
- the gap gene encoding type I glyceraldehyde-3-phosphate dehydrogenase, with the protein MTIKVGINGFGRIGRVLFRLAEEHKDIEIVAINDLLDSEYIAYMLKYDSTHGIFKGDIKISNKNLIVNGKDIRITSIKNPENLMWDKLSVDVVVESTGLFLTKEQAHKHILAGAKKVVITGPSKDSIPMFVKGANFDKYQGEKIVSNASCTTNCLAPLSKIIDDELNIIEGLMTTVHASTATQKIVDGASNKDWRGGRGAFQNIIPSSTGAAAAVGRVLPHLNGKLTGIAFRVPTPNVSVVDLTVRYKKSATYENICEIIKESSKNKMKNIIGYTEDEVVSTDFNGIQLTSIFDAKAGLSLNKNFSKLIAWYDNETGYSRKVLDLVKLVALN; encoded by the coding sequence ATGACTATTAAAGTAGGTATTAATGGATTTGGTCGAATTGGACGAGTATTATTTCGACTTGCCGAAGAACATAAAGACATTGAAATAGTAGCAATAAATGATTTGCTTGACTCTGAGTATATAGCTTATATGTTGAAATATGATTCTACACATGGAATTTTTAAAGGAGATATAAAAATAAGTAATAAAAACCTTATAGTTAACGGAAAAGATATTAGAATTACTTCAATAAAAAATCCTGAAAACTTAATGTGGGACAAGTTGTCTGTTGATGTCGTTGTTGAATCAACTGGTCTTTTTTTGACAAAAGAACAAGCACATAAACATATTTTAGCGGGTGCAAAGAAAGTTGTTATCACAGGACCTTCTAAAGATAGTATTCCGATGTTTGTTAAAGGCGCTAATTTTGATAAATATCAAGGGGAAAAAATTGTATCTAACGCTTCTTGTACTACTAATTGTTTAGCTCCGCTATCTAAAATTATAGATGACGAATTAAATATTATTGAAGGATTAATGACTACTGTACATGCGAGCACAGCTACTCAAAAAATTGTTGATGGAGCTTCTAATAAAGATTGGAGGGGTGGCCGTGGAGCTTTTCAAAATATTATTCCATCTTCTACAGGTGCAGCTGCTGCAGTAGGAAGGGTCTTACCACATTTAAATGGAAAATTAACAGGCATAGCATTTAGGGTACCAACCCCGAATGTATCGGTAGTAGATTTAACTGTGCGCTATAAAAAATCAGCTACATATGAAAATATATGCGAAATAATAAAAGAATCTTCTAAAAATAAGATGAAAAATATTATAGGATATACTGAAGACGAAGTCGTATCTACAGACTTTAATGGAATACAATTAACTTCTATATTTGACGCTAAAGCTGGTTTGTCTTTAAATAAAAATTTTTCTAAATTAATTGCATGGTATGATAATGAAACAGGATATTCCAGAAAAGTGCTTGATTTAGTCAAATTAGTAGCTTTAAATTAA
- the queF gene encoding NADPH-dependent 7-cyano-7-deazaguanine reductase QueF (Catalyzes the NADPH-dependent reduction of 7-cyano-7-deazaguanine (preQ0) to 7-aminomethyl-7-deazaguanine (preQ1) in queuosine biosynthesis), which translates to MNIKNYFNLLKPIPRIKNRKNIKLNYINLPFKGKDIWTLYELSWLNIYGIPQVAVGKMEIDANSTNIIESKSLKLYLNSFNQVIINDNDFLNLIISDLSKCVCGKVSLKLFSLEEIKNEEIVNFDGYCIDNLNIKINSYFYDKKLLSPPLQGDIINESLYSNLFKSNCPITQQPDWASIYISYTGQAINHNELLCYLISFRLYNEFHEECVERIFNDINNICTPKKLSVYARYTRRGGIDINPWRSNTNFTPSIIRLSRQ; encoded by the coding sequence ATGAATATAAAAAATTATTTCAATTTATTGAAACCTATTCCAAGAATAAAAAATCGTAAAAATATTAAATTAAATTACATTAATCTTCCATTTAAGGGAAAAGATATTTGGACTTTATATGAATTATCTTGGTTAAATATTTATGGAATACCTCAAGTTGCCGTTGGAAAAATGGAAATTGACGCTAATAGTACAAATATTATAGAATCTAAAAGTCTTAAGTTGTATCTTAATAGCTTCAATCAAGTCATTATTAATGATAATGATTTTTTGAATTTAATAATTTCTGATTTATCTAAATGTGTATGCGGAAAAGTTTCTTTAAAATTATTTAGCTTAGAAGAAATAAAAAATGAAGAGATAGTAAATTTTGATGGCTATTGTATAGATAATTTAAATATTAAAATAAATTCGTATTTTTATGATAAAAAATTATTATCGCCCCCTTTACAAGGGGATATAATTAATGAATCATTATATAGTAATTTATTTAAATCTAATTGTCCTATCACTCAACAACCCGATTGGGCTTCAATATATATTTCTTATACTGGACAAGCTATTAATCATAATGAATTATTATGTTATTTGATTTCTTTTCGTCTTTATAATGAATTTCATGAAGAATGTGTCGAAAGAATTTTTAATGATATTAATAATATTTGTACGCCAAAAAAATTAAGTGTTTATGCTCGATATACTCGAAGAGGTGGAATTGATATTAATCCATGGCGTAGTAATACAAATTTTACGCCATCTATTATTAGATTATCTAGACAATAA
- a CDS encoding FtsX-like permease family protein: protein MYKPIYIFIGLRYLWNSHLPIFKKIITIFSISSISLGIFSMIMTVSVINGCQYSFKKNFLSFIPHLIITNKNQKINKLNFPKNILQSENIEKFSDFINSKVIIKNKNIINIADMIGIDSNNCEFLNNYNIKNVLPTLFLEKKNIIIGKELAKNLHVNINDTISLIYLPTHKKELFEKSFKTKTFKITGIFSTNNEIDYYQILINKNHALNFLHYSKNLVTGWRIWLKDPFSSSKIKNLKNDLILLDWKTEKGEFFKMMKVENYMMLFFLILILLIVICNVIIIFTINVIDKKNIIAIFQSQGLSNKKIALIFIILALSTSIIGSIIGTTMSVILIMQKKILDFIIHLFFSNVKIPINIQLHQIFLINIVFIFFSIISIIYPTCYIIKRTTYKVLSDE from the coding sequence ATGTATAAACCCATATATATATTTATTGGTTTACGTTACCTATGGAACTCTCATTTACCAATTTTTAAAAAAATTATTACCATTTTTTCTATTTCTAGTATTAGTCTAGGAATATTTTCAATGATAATGACAGTATCTGTAATAAATGGCTGTCAATATTCTTTTAAAAAAAATTTTTTATCTTTTATTCCGCATTTAATCATTACCAATAAAAATCAAAAAATTAATAAATTAAATTTTCCTAAAAATATATTACAATCAGAAAATATTGAAAAATTTTCTGATTTTATTAATAGTAAAGTGATTATTAAAAATAAAAATATAATAAATATTGCAGATATGATTGGTATTGATAGTAACAATTGTGAATTCTTGAATAATTATAACATTAAAAATGTTCTACCTACACTTTTTCTTGAAAAAAAAAATATAATTATAGGAAAAGAATTAGCTAAAAACTTACATGTAAATATAAATGATACAATTTCTTTAATATATTTACCTACGCATAAAAAAGAACTGTTTGAAAAATCCTTTAAAACAAAAACATTTAAAATAACTGGTATATTTTCAACAAATAACGAAATTGATTATTATCAAATATTAATCAATAAAAATCATGCTTTAAATTTTTTACATTATTCTAAAAATTTAGTTACTGGTTGGAGAATATGGCTAAAAGATCCATTTTCTTCAAGTAAAATAAAAAATTTAAAAAATGATCTAATATTATTAGATTGGAAAACAGAAAAAGGTGAATTTTTTAAAATGATGAAAGTTGAAAATTATATGATGTTATTTTTTTTGATTTTAATTTTATTAATAGTGATATGCAATGTAATAATTATTTTTACTATTAATGTAATAGACAAAAAAAATATTATTGCTATTTTCCAATCTCAAGGATTATCTAACAAAAAAATTGCATTAATATTTATTATATTAGCATTAAGTACATCAATCATTGGAAGCATCATTGGAACAACAATGAGCGTTATATTGATTATGCAAAAAAAAATTTTAGATTTTATAATTCACTTATTTTTTAGCAATGTTAAAATACCAATAAACATTCAATTGCATCAAATTTTTTTAATTAATATAGTCTTTATTTTTTTTAGCATTATATCGATAATATATCCAACTTGCTATATTATTAAACGTACAACTTATAAAGTTTTATCTGATGAATAA
- a CDS encoding FtsX-like permease family protein yields MNFLPFFIAKRLCIQNSNNRMTLLISFLSKAGISISIFALIISFSALNGFQKLINKNVLSSIPHGIIVSANNSPLNWKYIEKKLNTLPDIIYSEPYLLMNGILLKNNQIKLIHIKSFKHSKYLKKYFYFTKKLYNFDFYNKNEIIISSEISNNLSIHEGDLVDLIILEKISDIQKYSMQKFSFKIKAIFQSNGISNSDMILIPWIFFQKTFHFSNEVKAIEIYMSNPLKAEKIIFNAAKKIKVPLFLYTWIGSYKNIYHNIKKIKSIIYITLILLIIISCFSIISISLISIAKKTKEIAILRSIGADKFLIQRIFLFYGIRSIIIGNIIGLLAGIILIMNFNKVVSFLEKHFKNNLLLNNIYFKNFFLLEINILDIIIIFISTLIIGIVMNYYPAYYASRIEPSKILKQY; encoded by the coding sequence ATGAATTTTTTACCATTTTTCATTGCAAAACGTTTATGCATTCAGAATTCTAATAATAGAATGACATTATTAATCTCTTTTTTATCAAAAGCAGGTATTTCTATTAGCATATTTGCATTAATTATAAGCTTTAGCGCTTTAAATGGGTTTCAGAAATTAATTAATAAAAATGTTTTATCTTCTATACCTCATGGAATCATTGTTTCAGCAAATAATTCACCATTAAATTGGAAATATATTGAAAAAAAATTAAATACCTTGCCTGATATTATTTATTCTGAACCTTATTTATTAATGAATGGTATTTTATTAAAAAATAATCAAATTAAATTAATTCATATTAAAAGTTTTAAACATTCAAAATACTTAAAAAAATATTTTTACTTTACTAAAAAATTATATAATTTTGATTTTTATAATAAAAACGAAATTATTATTTCTTCGGAAATATCAAATAATTTATCAATACATGAAGGCGATTTAGTTGATTTAATTATTTTAGAAAAAATATCTGATATTCAAAAATATAGTATGCAAAAATTTTCTTTTAAAATTAAAGCTATATTTCAATCCAACGGAATATCAAATTCTGACATGATTTTGATACCGTGGATTTTTTTTCAAAAAACATTTCACTTTAGTAATGAAGTTAAAGCAATTGAAATATATATGTCTAATCCATTAAAAGCAGAAAAAATTATTTTTAATGCAGCTAAAAAAATAAAAGTTCCTTTATTTTTGTATACTTGGATTGGAAGTTATAAAAATATTTACCATAATATTAAAAAAATTAAATCAATTATTTATATAACATTAATTTTATTAATCATAATTTCATGTTTTAGTATTATTTCTATTTCTTTAATATCAATAGCTAAAAAAACTAAAGAAATTGCAATTTTAAGAAGTATTGGAGCGGACAAATTTTTAATTCAAAGAATTTTTTTATTCTATGGAATACGATCTATTATTATAGGAAATATTATAGGTTTATTAGCTGGTATTATTTTAATTATGAACTTCAATAAAGTTGTTTCTTTTCTAGAAAAACACTTTAAAAATAATTTATTATTAAATAATATTTATTTTAAAAATTTTTTTCTACTTGAAATAAATATATTAGATATAATTATTATTTTTATTAGCACTTTAATTATAGGTATTGTCATGAATTACTATCCAGCATATTACGCTTCAAGAATAGAACCTAGCAAAATACTAAAACAGTATTAA
- the pgl gene encoding 6-phosphogluconolactonase encodes MKQIVYISNPESQNIETWNLYENGKMELIDKINTNGQVQPIKIIKNSFLYAGIRPNNRIITYFIKNNGFLVKKGESTLPASPNYISFDSKKKFLFCSSYHGNCMSVSSLNKDNIPQDPMQVIYNIQGCHAAQFNDKYNVLFITSLKKDRIYLYYLTDHGILKSTEQKFASSLNKSGPRHIIFHPKKDFSYTINELNGTIDVWNIYTKNNIFKVKNIQNSKILGNLILKKYWSSDIHLTSCGKFLYVSDRFFNSISLFHVNKINNTIIFYKMYKTEEQPRAFYIDKNDNYLISAGQKSNFFSIYNICKKTGELKYLNRYSTSKGPLWITSCII; translated from the coding sequence ATGAAACAAATCGTTTATATTTCAAATCCTGAAAGTCAAAATATAGAAACGTGGAATTTATACGAAAATGGAAAAATGGAATTAATAGATAAAATTAATACCAATGGTCAAGTTCAACCTATAAAAATTATAAAAAATTCTTTTTTATACGCTGGTATTCGCCCTAATAATAGAATTATTACATACTTTATAAAAAACAATGGTTTCTTAGTAAAGAAAGGTGAAAGTACTCTTCCCGCAAGTCCTAATTATATTTCTTTTGATAGTAAAAAAAAATTTTTGTTTTGTAGTTCATATCATGGAAATTGTATGAGTGTTAGTTCTTTAAACAAAGACAATATTCCCCAAGATCCTATGCAGGTTATTTATAACATTCAAGGTTGTCATGCAGCTCAATTCAATGACAAATATAACGTTTTATTCATTACTTCTTTGAAAAAAGATCGTATTTATTTATATTATCTAACAGATCATGGGATCTTAAAAAGCACAGAACAAAAATTTGCTTCTTCTTTAAATAAATCAGGACCAAGGCATATCATTTTTCATCCAAAAAAAGATTTTTCTTATACTATTAACGAACTAAATGGCACTATTGATGTTTGGAACATATACACTAAAAATAATATTTTTAAAGTAAAAAATATACAAAATTCTAAAATATTAGGTAATTTAATTTTAAAAAAATATTGGTCGTCTGACATTCATTTAACATCATGTGGTAAATTTTTATATGTTTCTGATAGATTTTTTAATAGTATTTCATTATTTCACGTAAATAAAATAAACAATACAATTATTTTTTATAAAATGTATAAAACAGAAGAACAACCACGCGCTTTTTATATTGATAAAAATGACAATTATTTGATCAGCGCCGGTCAAAAATCAAACTTTTTTAGTATATATAATATTTGTAAAAAAACTGGAGAGTTAAAATATCTTAATAGATATTCTACTAGTAAGGGGCCTCTATGGATAACTTCATGTATAATTTAA